The Fontisubflavum oceani genomic interval TTCGGAGGTTTGCCGCGCGCCTTATGCCGGATCGCTGACGCGCCATCCAGGCGATACCGCTTCAACAGCCGGAAAATCTGCCGACGCGTCAGGTCCAGCATGTTCGCCGCATTATCAACGCTCAGCCGACCATCATCGACCTGCGCCAGCACCTCCACACGATTCAACTCGCGCTCGCTCATCATCACCCATCCCATGCCAGCTCGTCCTCATCTTGTTTTGAGGGCAGAGTGACACTTCTGCTTTGCTCACGGGTGACATTTTAGCTTTGCGCGTACACCACGTTAGGCGTATAATCAATATTATGTAAAATATTAGATCGCCAAACCTTTGATTTGTTGGATAGCATGCGGAAGCTGCGTCGACCATATCCGTTTGACAAGTCACAGGCGCTCTCCCAACGGATGCGCTTGTCTCGACATCAGAGGGTTTCCCGTCATATAACACTGCGAACATTGGGGAATATGATGAGAATTCTGGTCTTGAACGGACCCAATCTGAACCTCTTGGGTCAGCGGGAACCGGACGTCTATGGCGCCGCAAGCCTGGCTGATATTGAGGCCAGCTGTAATGCGGTGGCGCAAGACATCGGTGTGGAGATTGGCTTCGCCCAATCCAACCACGAAGGCGCCTTGGTTGATGCGATCCAGGATGCGCATGGCAACTATGATGGCATCGTTCTAAACGCCGCCGCGTATACACACAGTTCGATCGCCATCCGCGATGCGATTGGTGCGACCGCCCTACCCGTTTTGGAGCTTCATCTCAGCAATACACACGCGCGGGAAAGCTTTCGCCATGTGTCGATGATTGCGCCCGTCTGTATCGGCGTTATCGCCGGGCTTGGCGCGGCCGGGTATCCGCTGGCTATTCGGGCGATGTCCGACCATCTTGGCTTGCGCCAATGAAGCGGCTGAAGCCCTATCTGGCCATGCGCTCGGTCGAGGAGTTGTGGACTCATCATACCGAAACCATGGCGGGCTTTGGCTTCGATCGGTTGTTTTATGCCTATAGCGCGTTTCGCAATCTCAAGACGCTCGGCAATCCGGATGACGCGCTGGTATTGACCAATCATCCGGCTGATTACGTTGAAGATTATGTTAATAAGGGCTTGTTCCGGGACGGCCCGATGATGCGGTGGGCCTCCAGGAATGTCGGCGCGGTGAGTTGGCGACAGGTCCGGGAAAGCTTGATCGGGCGCGACATGACCGCAGGAGAGCGCCATGTGGCCGCGCTCAACAAGCGTTTTGGGTTGGTTGCGGGCTATACCATCAGCTTTCCGATGGCGATCAAGCACGCCAGTGCGGGTATTGGCCTCACCGCGCGGGCGGGTCTGGACCAGGACGATATCGATGCGATCTGGGCGCGCGACGGCGAGTTGATCGAGATCATCAATCATGTCGCGCATCTGTGCATTTCGCAGCTGCCCGCGACGGGACAAAGCCGGATGCTCACCCGCCGACAGACCGAAGTTCTAGAACTGGTCGCCGATGGCAAGACGATCCAAGACATTGCGCTTCTATTGGAGCGAAACTCTGCCACGGTGGAAAAACACTTGCGTGGTGCGCGTGATACACTTGGCGTCGAGACGACTGCACAAGCGGTGCGTAAGGCCTCGATTCTAAACCAGATATTCTTGATCGAGCCGTCTCGCCCTGCTCCAGATCAGGCCGTGCCGCTGAACATCTGAGCGGCCCAAGACATCAAAATTTTACCAAAAGGTATGGAATCCCGTACTTTCGGGCTTCGACAGAATGCCGCAAGGTAAACCTGTTCCGTGAGTGATGGCTGTTTTGGCCAGGAACACTGGAAACGGGGGTTCTTTCAAACCTCACGCCCACCCGGGAAACCGGTTGATCGTGTCGTCGGGCTGATAGTCACCCGATGGCACGTTCGCTTTCAGCGCTGCACACCATCCCCAATGGCGCGCGCTGGAATAAAAGAACGGCGCTGCTCCGTCCCTGGGCAGCGCCGTTTCTGTTTTTAATCAAACCTTTGAAAGGCGATATTCAACCGCCGGCAGCGGTTTTTGCCACTTCAGCAGCAAAGTCTTCCTCGACCTTTTCGATGCCTTCGCCAACCTCAAGCCGGACAAAGCCTGTGATCTCGACACCGGCCTCTTTGGCTGCGGCGCCGACCGTCAAATCGGGGTTCACAACAAAGGCTTGGTTCAGAAGCGTGACTTCCGAGAGGA includes:
- the aroQ gene encoding type II 3-dehydroquinate dehydratase, with protein sequence MMRILVLNGPNLNLLGQREPDVYGAASLADIEASCNAVAQDIGVEIGFAQSNHEGALVDAIQDAHGNYDGIVLNAAAYTHSSIAIRDAIGATALPVLELHLSNTHARESFRHVSMIAPVCIGVIAGLGAAGYPLAIRAMSDHLGLRQ
- a CDS encoding LuxR family transcriptional regulator, yielding MKRLKPYLAMRSVEELWTHHTETMAGFGFDRLFYAYSAFRNLKTLGNPDDALVLTNHPADYVEDYVNKGLFRDGPMMRWASRNVGAVSWRQVRESLIGRDMTAGERHVAALNKRFGLVAGYTISFPMAIKHASAGIGLTARAGLDQDDIDAIWARDGELIEIINHVAHLCISQLPATGQSRMLTRRQTEVLELVADGKTIQDIALLLERNSATVEKHLRGARDTLGVETTAQAVRKASILNQIFLIEPSRPAPDQAVPLNI